The window GCGGGCCTGGTGCACGAGGACGAGCACGCCTTCGATGCTGCGGCCGAGTCGTTCAACGGCGTGGACAAGGGCGCCGAGCTCTACCCCGAGGCGCGGCTGCACCTGGCGACCTGTTTGTCCGAGGCCGGTCACCACGACGCGGCCATCACCGCGCTGCAGCAAGCGCTGGTGGATCACCCGGGCTCGACCGTGTACCTCACCGCGCTCGCCGACGCGTACGCGCGCGCAGGCAAGCTGCAGCAGGGCATCGAACTCTTGCAGCACGAGGCCGACGGCCAGGGCTCCGACGATCTCTACGCCGCGCTCGCGGACCTCTTCGAGCGCAACCACCGCACGGGCGAGGCGATCGCTGTCCTCGAGAAGGCGCGCCTCGAGCACGTGAACCACCCGCGGCTCATCTACTCGCTCGCGGTGGCGTACGCGAAGGCCAACGATCCGTCGAAGGCCGTGGGCACCATGAAGCAGCTGCTATCGCTCGAGCCCGAGAATGCCAACGCGCTCAACTTCATCGGCTACACCATGGCCGAGGCGGGGACGGATCTCGAAGAGGCGGAGAAGTTCGTGAAGCGCGCGCTGCAGCTCCGGCCCGACTCGGGCGCGTTCACCGATTCGCTGGGCTGGGTGCTCTACAAGCGCGGCCTGTTCCGGCAGGCCGTCGAGGCGCTGCAGCACGCGGAGACCCTCACGCCCAACGAGCCGGTGATCATCGAGCACCTCGGCGACGCGCTCTCCAAGGTTGCGCGGCGCAACGACGCCGGCGACGCCTACAAGCGCGCGCTGGAGTTGCTCGATCAGGACACCGATCCCATCGAGCGAGACCAGGTGGAGCGCAAGCTCAAGGCCATCAGCGTGCAGCAGGCGGGGAACTGAGTGGCCCTCGCGCCCGACGTCCTCGATGCCCTGGGGCTGCCGATCCTCGAGGTCGGCGGGGTGCAGCTCGCCGTGGAGTCCGCGCGGCTCTACTGGCCCAGCGGCGAGGCGCGCGTGGCCGTGCTGGTGCAGGCCGCGTGGTCGGGCGCGGTGACGGTGGAGCTCGAGCTCACCTCGGGCAACGCGCGCGCCGTGCGCCAGGTGACCGTTCGCGACGCCGAGGTGCGGCGCGCGCGGCTGTCGCTCTCGCTGCCTGAAGGCGTGGCGCCGATTTCACTGGCGGTGAAGTCGAAGATTCCCGAGGGAGTCGAGCGCGTGCGCGCCGCCTGGCTCAAGGACCAGGTGGCGCCGGAGCCGAAGGCCGATGCGTCCACGTTTGGCGCGATGTTTGGCGCGCTGCGCTTCGCCATGGGCAAGCGCGAGAAGAAGGTCGACGCGCGCGGGCCGGAGCAGGGCGCGCTGAGCGTCGAGCTGGAGGCGGTTGGCGCCGCGCCCCCCATTGCCGCCGAGGACGAGGCCGTCTGGCAGCCGGGCATGCCCGAACCGGAGGCGACCGGTGAGCTTCGCGTGTCCATGCCCGCGCCGCCGATGTCGACGGAGACGCGCACCGGCTCGCGCGGTGAGCGCATCGAGTGTCCGCACTGTTTCGCGCTCGCGTACGTCGAGGAAGTCCGCGTGGAGCTGCGCTGCCCGAGCTGTGCGCACGACTGGCGACTCTGAGCGTCGAAGCGCGCTTGCCGCGTCGAAGCAGCCCAAGTAGGGTCCGCGCTCTTTCCCCGGAGGGACCGTGGCCGACATCCGCCGCGACGAGGGCAGCTTCCCCACCGCCGATAACCTGAAGCTCTTCTGGATCTCGGCCACGCCCGAAAATCCAAAGGCGCACCTCGCGCTGGTGCACGGGTACGCGGAGCACATTGGCCGCTACGGGCACGTCGTCGATCACTTCGCGGGGCTGGGCTACGCGGTGCACGGCTTCGACGTCCGCGGTCACGGGCGCAGCGAGGGCCGCCGCGGCCACGTGCGGCAGTTCAGCGACTACATGGACGACCTGCAGCGCTACCTCGACCGCGTGAAGATCGCGGCGGGCGGCAAGAAGGTCTTCTTGTTCGGCCACTCGCACGGCGGGTTGCTCGCGGCCACGCACCTGCTCGGGCATCCGACGGATCTCGCGGGCGCGATTCTCACCTCGCCGTTCTTCGGGCTCGCGTTCAAGCCGCCGGCGGTGAAGGTCACCGCAGCGAAGATCATCGGCCGCGTGGTTCCGGGACTGCACCTGGGCAATGAGATCAAGAGCGAGCAGCTCACACGCGACCAGGGCTTCGTGGAGGCGCACCGCGCCGACAAGCTGGTGTTCAACGTGACCACGCCGGGCTGGTTCATGGCAGCCACGGCGGCGCAGGAGCGGATCATCGCCGAGGCAGGCCAGGTGACGTTGCCGGTGGGCATCTTCGCCGGCGGCAACGACCCCATCGCCGACGTGAAGCTCGCGCAGGCGTTCTACGAGCGCTGCGGCTCGGCGGACAAGAGCTTCAAGGTGTACGAGGGCGCGCTGCACGAGGTGCTGAACGAGACGAACCGCGCGGAGGTGTATGCGGACATCAACGCGTGGATCGAGAAGCACCTCTAGTTCGGGCGATGCGGTTTCGTTTTCTCGCGCTGGCTTCTCTCGTTGCGGTCGCTGCGTGCGTCGCGGCGAAACATGAAGAGAAGGCCAACGTCATTTCGCAACCTGATGGTGGCCGGCCGCTTTCGTTTCCGCGCGTCAAGCCGGGACTGAAGTGGCCGCCCCCGCTGGCGAGCGTGCGCGGGCGCGGGCTCGCGCTCTTCCGCTGCGACGTCACCATGCGTGGCACGGCGGAGAACTGCACGGTCGAGAAGGGCGTGGACGGGGTGGACGATGAAACGCTGCTCGCATTCGCGCGCAGCCTGAGCTTCGAACCCGCGCAACGGCCGGACGGGACACCCATCGACTTTCAGGACGACCGGTTTTCGATCGATATCAGGCCAGCGCGAGCTGCAGCAGACGGCGGCGCGTACCACGCGAGCGGCACTGACGACGACCCGGTCTTCTTTACGCCTGACATGAAGAAGCCGAAGTTCGATGAGGTCCGCTCTGAGCCGTTTCATTGGACGGCTCGCCAAGTCGACGCTCAGATCAGCGGGCTGGTGCTCGTCCAGTGTGACCTCACCAGGACCGGGCACCTCTGGAATTGCATGGTGCTGAAGCGACTCGAGGCGGTCAGCGACGATCAGATCCTCAAATACGCCGACGGAGTCGTCTACTCGCCGGCTGAGTTTCCCGACGGAGGCGCCGCCGCGATCGCGCGCTTCACCGTCCCGTTGCGGCTCAAGGTGCCGTAGGTGCGCTGAGGTTGCGCGGACATCGCCCCGAGGGTCGAGAGAGAGGCGCTGGCGATGATTGTCCTTCGTGCGCGAATCGTGCGGAGCAAGAACCCGGAGCCACCGTGGCAGCCGGGACCCTACGTGGCTCCCGACAGTGTGTTTCCCACGCCGACGCGACTCGAGATTGAACTCGATAGTTCAGGCTTTTTGCTAATTGGATACAACGACGCTGGCAAGGGCTGCGGCGATAATTGGTTCCAATCAATTGACGATGCCAAAGCTGCCGCGGAAGCTGAGTATGAACTCGCACCAGAGGGCTGGATGCCCGTAGAGCCCTAGAACGGGCCCTAGAACGGCCTAGAACTCCGCGTACCCCGGGTGCCGCGGGAACGGAATCACGTCGCGGATGTTCTTCACGCCCGTGACGTACATCAGCATGCGCTCGAGCCCGAGCCCAAAGCCCGCATGCGGCGCCGAGCCGAACTTCCGCAGCTCCAGGTACCACCAGTACACGCTCTCATCGAGCTTCATGGCGCGGATCTTCTCGAGCAGCACGTCGTGGCGCTCTTCGCGCTGGCTGCCGCCGATGATTTCGCCAATGCGCGGCGCGAGCACG of the Deltaproteobacteria bacterium genome contains:
- a CDS encoding lysophospholipase, which gives rise to MADIRRDEGSFPTADNLKLFWISATPENPKAHLALVHGYAEHIGRYGHVVDHFAGLGYAVHGFDVRGHGRSEGRRGHVRQFSDYMDDLQRYLDRVKIAAGGKKVFLFGHSHGGLLAATHLLGHPTDLAGAILTSPFFGLAFKPPAVKVTAAKIIGRVVPGLHLGNEIKSEQLTRDQGFVEAHRADKLVFNVTTPGWFMAATAAQERIIAEAGQVTLPVGIFAGGNDPIADVKLAQAFYERCGSADKSFKVYEGALHEVLNETNRAEVYADINAWIEKHL